Proteins encoded together in one Psychrobacter sp. 28M-43 window:
- a CDS encoding mechanosensitive ion channel family protein → MNTLKDNPMDHHCAVLRSDDNHQADVEKHRFKSHVLQVLLGFFIIAISVIYTPVYAANSENAQSASEPEKQTPSKPDSFSEYAAQQVNALKDESVSISGITEEIFDPTERNAVEQAGRLQGDTALTGEYSESYYILDKLNAGLPPLSEPPNLETPLAALEFFQSALMKQQYDLAAYALNMNLIDEKSQRSRALDLTKRLDFLLSEKELYVFDDMPDRPDGLIEPPLGNNSSVMGIARRSIQLGYVDYRERRVPIYLQRVRVGDEAPVWVFSAQTVGNIDNLYEQYHPAEFERYLPTWLKLKFFGIALWEFSALILFFLLTMGMGWLLSKGTAKIINHYIDEEKYSMYVGSTNGVADLVSKLTVPLTFTISFSLVFTLVSGGFPYLDAVASSTRPLIWIGLVFSTMWLGIRIINFFANRYQDMQIENLAAEHFDKERRRRTYVSIFRRVFIFAMILGSFWIGLSEFANMEGLGKTLLTSAGIAGVVIGIAAQPILGNIIAGVQVAVTQPVRIGDSVIMDGNFSTVEDLRYTYAVLKTWDERRLIVPMRELITERVENWSHTEVHQTCPVFLYIDYGADIDAIREAFISMVKDNKLWDNKTEPEMYVVDVTENTIQLRGAVSSVGPIEAWTLACEIREQMLGYLHAQQNKYLPTERFTLTKGE, encoded by the coding sequence ATGAATACTCTTAAAGACAATCCTATGGACCATCATTGTGCCGTTTTGCGCTCAGATGATAATCATCAAGCAGATGTAGAGAAACATCGTTTTAAAAGCCATGTGCTGCAAGTATTGTTGGGCTTTTTTATCATTGCTATAAGTGTCATCTATACACCTGTTTACGCAGCAAATAGTGAAAATGCACAGAGTGCGAGCGAGCCGGAAAAACAAACGCCTAGTAAACCTGATAGTTTTTCTGAATATGCGGCTCAGCAAGTCAATGCGCTTAAAGATGAGAGTGTCAGTATTTCTGGTATCACTGAAGAGATCTTCGATCCTACTGAGCGTAACGCAGTGGAGCAGGCAGGCAGGTTACAAGGGGATACGGCACTGACCGGAGAATACAGTGAGAGCTACTATATACTCGATAAACTAAATGCTGGGTTGCCGCCGTTATCTGAGCCACCTAATTTAGAAACACCGCTTGCAGCCTTAGAGTTTTTTCAATCAGCATTAATGAAGCAGCAGTATGATTTGGCCGCTTACGCGCTAAACATGAATTTGATTGATGAGAAAAGTCAACGTAGCCGTGCGCTTGATCTCACAAAGCGACTGGATTTCTTATTATCTGAAAAAGAGCTCTATGTATTTGACGATATGCCGGATCGCCCCGATGGCTTAATTGAACCACCACTTGGTAATAATAGCAGTGTCATGGGTATTGCCAGACGTTCTATTCAGCTTGGCTATGTTGATTATCGCGAGCGCCGTGTTCCTATCTATTTGCAGCGAGTTCGAGTAGGGGATGAAGCCCCTGTTTGGGTATTTTCGGCGCAGACAGTAGGCAATATTGATAATCTCTATGAGCAGTATCACCCAGCTGAGTTCGAGCGTTATTTGCCCACTTGGTTAAAGTTAAAGTTTTTTGGAATTGCGCTATGGGAATTCTCAGCGCTGATATTATTCTTTTTATTAACCATGGGTATGGGTTGGCTACTGAGTAAAGGTACTGCAAAAATCATCAATCATTATATCGATGAAGAAAAATACAGCATGTATGTTGGCAGTACCAACGGCGTCGCAGATTTGGTTAGCAAGCTGACAGTACCATTAACCTTTACCATCAGTTTTTCACTGGTTTTTACCTTGGTTTCAGGTGGTTTTCCTTATTTAGATGCAGTCGCTTCATCTACTCGTCCACTCATTTGGATTGGTCTGGTATTTAGTACCATGTGGTTGGGTATTCGTATCATTAACTTTTTTGCCAATCGCTATCAAGACATGCAGATTGAAAATTTGGCTGCAGAGCATTTTGATAAAGAACGTCGCCGCCGTACTTATGTATCGATATTTCGCCGTGTGTTTATTTTCGCGATGATTTTGGGAAGTTTCTGGATAGGTCTTAGTGAATTTGCCAATATGGAAGGCCTTGGTAAGACTTTATTGACCTCAGCGGGTATTGCAGGTGTGGTTATCGGTATTGCGGCCCAGCCAATATTGGGAAATATCATCGCTGGTGTACAGGTAGCAGTGACGCAGCCAGTACGGATTGGCGATAGTGTGATCATGGATGGCAATTTTAGTACAGTCGAAGACCTGCGTTACACGTATGCCGTGTTAAAAACATGGGATGAGCGTCGCTTGATCGTGCCGATGCGTGAGCTAATCACTGAACGGGTAGAAAACTGGTCACATACAGAGGTTCATCAGACCTGTCCTGTGTTTTTATATATCGATTATGGCGCAGATATCGACGCTATCCGAGAGGCGTTTATATCGATGGTCAAGGACAATAAGCTTTGGGATAATAAAACGGAACCCGAAATGTATGTGGTTGATGTGACCGAAAATACCATTCAGCTGCGCGGCGCTGTTTCATCGGTAGGGCCTATAGAAGCATGGACGCTGGCCTGTGAAATACGGGAGCAAATGCTTGGTTATTTGCATGCGCAGCAAAACAAATATCTACCTACAGAGCGTTTTACGTTAACAAAAGGCGAATAG
- the cysS gene encoding cysteine--tRNA ligase, translating to MTTPLADAMSQLAIYDSLTGSKRQFVPLKAGQVGMYVCGMTVYDYCHIGHARVMVGFDMAIRWLAHLGYDVNYVRNITDIDDKIIARAAENGEEIGTLTQHFIEAMHEDATALGCEMPNAEPRATDHIDDMQNMIETLVTGNYAYAGDNGDVYYAVDSFDGYGKLSKRNLDDMQAGSRVEVENDKRNPFDFVLWKSAKPEEPQWASPWGQGRPGWHIECSAMSTKCLGSTFDIHGGGHDLQFPHHENEIAQSEAATGCEYARNWMHVGFINVDGEKMSKSLGNFFTIRDVMAKYLPETVRFFLLSSHYRSQVNFSDSALDEAHNSLSRLYNALKLAEQQKGQSIVINEDLVAEAYNSAVGQDFIKAMNDDFNSSTAISVLFGLARDINKAIKAEDVDTAWQLAQQLKALAQVLNILQQPVQQFLQAVVGDQAEDSLTDAVIDGLIIERAESKANKNFARADEIREQLKEAGIELEDSRAGTTWRRA from the coding sequence ATGACCACACCACTTGCAGATGCGATGTCCCAACTTGCCATTTACGATTCATTGACTGGCAGCAAACGTCAGTTTGTACCACTCAAAGCAGGGCAGGTTGGTATGTATGTGTGCGGCATGACTGTTTATGACTATTGTCATATTGGTCATGCGCGAGTGATGGTCGGTTTTGATATGGCCATTCGTTGGTTGGCACATTTGGGTTACGACGTGAATTATGTACGCAATATCACTGATATCGATGATAAAATCATTGCTCGTGCTGCTGAAAACGGTGAAGAGATTGGTACATTGACGCAGCATTTCATTGAAGCGATGCATGAAGACGCGACAGCCCTTGGTTGTGAGATGCCAAATGCTGAGCCACGTGCGACCGATCATATCGATGATATGCAGAATATGATTGAGACGTTAGTCACTGGTAACTACGCGTATGCAGGCGACAACGGTGATGTCTACTATGCTGTTGATAGCTTTGACGGTTATGGCAAATTATCTAAGCGCAATCTGGACGATATGCAGGCAGGTTCGCGAGTCGAAGTTGAGAATGATAAACGCAATCCATTTGACTTTGTACTATGGAAATCTGCAAAGCCTGAAGAGCCGCAGTGGGCATCGCCATGGGGTCAAGGGCGTCCAGGTTGGCATATTGAATGCTCAGCGATGTCGACTAAGTGCTTAGGTAGCACCTTTGATATTCACGGCGGTGGTCATGACTTACAGTTCCCGCATCATGAAAACGAAATCGCGCAGTCTGAGGCAGCGACTGGTTGTGAGTATGCACGTAACTGGATGCATGTTGGTTTTATCAATGTCGATGGCGAAAAAATGTCTAAATCATTGGGCAACTTTTTTACCATTCGCGATGTCATGGCAAAGTACTTGCCCGAAACGGTGCGTTTTTTCTTATTATCGAGCCATTATCGTAGCCAAGTTAACTTCTCTGATAGTGCCTTAGATGAAGCGCATAATAGCCTAAGCAGACTATACAATGCACTAAAATTGGCTGAGCAACAAAAAGGACAGTCAATCGTAATCAATGAAGACTTAGTGGCCGAAGCTTACAATAGCGCGGTTGGACAAGACTTCATAAAGGCGATGAATGACGACTTCAATAGCTCGACGGCCATTAGCGTCTTATTTGGATTGGCTCGCGATATCAATAAAGCCATTAAAGCGGAAGACGTCGATACCGCATGGCAATTAGCCCAGCAACTAAAAGCATTGGCTCAGGTATTAAATATTTTACAGCAGCCAGTGCAGCAGTTTTTGCAAGCAGTGGTCGGTGATCAGGCAGAAGATAGTCTAACGGATGCGGTTATTGATGGTTTAATTATCGAACGTGCAGAGTCTAAAGCCAACAAAAACTTTGCTCGTGCTGACGAGATACGTGAGCAACTAAAAGAGGCTGGTATTGAGCTCGAAGATAGCCGTGCTGGCACGACATGGCGCCGCGCTTAA
- a CDS encoding cob(I)yrinic acid a,c-diamide adenosyltransferase, with amino-acid sequence MGNRLSKIYTRTGDDGSTGMADGSRLSKADDLFSVMGDIDELNSHIGLVRAQLKHNKGQSIEKEFSEALVIIQHLLFNIGGELAMPEYKGVNATHIEWLEQQIDMMNATLPPLKDFILPTGSILVSQLHVARSVCRRAERQAVILQQQRPQAIRRTAVSFINRLSDWLFVAARFCTDPEKVSEVLWDSQALKTFTDSQ; translated from the coding sequence ATGGGCAATCGCTTAAGCAAAATATACACACGTACTGGAGATGACGGCAGCACTGGTATGGCTGATGGCAGCCGCCTTAGTAAAGCGGACGATCTATTTAGCGTCATGGGTGACATCGACGAGCTCAACTCGCATATTGGCTTGGTACGTGCGCAACTAAAGCACAATAAAGGGCAATCTATAGAGAAAGAGTTCTCTGAAGCCTTGGTCATCATTCAGCACTTGTTATTCAATATAGGCGGCGAGCTTGCCATGCCAGAATATAAAGGGGTTAATGCCACTCATATTGAATGGTTAGAGCAACAAATAGATATGATGAATGCAACATTGCCGCCGCTGAAAGATTTTATTTTGCCGACGGGTTCTATATTGGTGAGTCAATTACACGTGGCGCGTAGTGTATGTCGCCGTGCTGAACGTCAAGCTGTAATATTGCAGCAGCAGCGTCCACAAGCGATTCGTCGTACTGCCGTCAGCTTTATCAATCGCTTATCTGATTGGTTATTTGTCGCTGCACGCTTTTGTACAGACCCAGAAAAAGTCTCTGAGGTGTTGTGGGACAGTCAAGCATTGAAGACGTTCACTGACAGTCAATAA
- a CDS encoding glycerophosphodiester phosphodiesterase, which translates to MINFRDTLLLGHRGARGEALENTFSGFQYSQNLKSRGLAGVEFDIQLNADGHLIVFHDDDLERMCGRQSRIDQLKLTEIQCQLQFGQPIMTLASIAPALSGFNVVELEIKTHSRTNYTVLIAALRQAFINTSLANLPVVLTSFDVELHNRLQRHRLLSHMPRGLLIRTPEALASATNTALQLGCIQLGIHYPLLTQAVIKHSHRYGLPVSAWTVNDIPTIEQLIKWQTDVIITDFPSHLLLP; encoded by the coding sequence ATGATAAATTTTAGAGATACGTTATTATTAGGTCATCGAGGCGCACGCGGTGAAGCGTTAGAAAATACCTTTTCAGGCTTTCAATACTCTCAAAACCTCAAGTCAAGAGGCTTAGCAGGCGTAGAGTTTGATATACAACTAAACGCTGACGGTCACTTAATCGTATTCCATGATGACGATCTAGAGCGTATGTGCGGGCGACAATCACGCATTGATCAGTTAAAGCTCACAGAGATTCAATGCCAGTTGCAGTTTGGCCAACCTATTATGACATTGGCAAGCATAGCGCCTGCGCTCAGTGGGTTTAACGTTGTTGAACTTGAGATTAAGACGCATAGCCGTACCAACTATACAGTATTGATTGCAGCGCTTCGGCAGGCATTTATTAATACATCCCTTGCCAACTTACCAGTTGTATTGACGAGCTTCGATGTCGAGTTACACAACCGTTTGCAACGTCACAGACTATTATCTCATATGCCTCGCGGCTTGCTTATTCGTACGCCAGAAGCGTTGGCAAGCGCGACCAATACCGCATTGCAACTCGGCTGTATTCAACTGGGCATTCATTATCCGCTTTTGACCCAAGCTGTCATCAAGCATAGCCACCGTTATGGATTACCAGTAAGTGCTTGGACGGTTAATGATATTCCCACCATTGAGCAGCTCATCAAATGGCAGACCGATGTCATCATTACGGATTTTCCAAGTCATTTGCTGTTACCTTAA
- a CDS encoding acyl-CoA desaturase: MREFEFTKAPINWIPATILVATPIAAAIITPWYLFTHQVSAPVWGVFGAFMVWTGISITAGYHRLMAHRAYKAHPIVRNFLLLGSTLAVQGSAFDWVSGHRTHHRHVDDRLDDPYSAQRGFWFSHIGWMLRNYPSGKFDYKNIPDLTKDRVLQIQHKYYGLWVVAMNVGMVAAIGWLLGDVWGTLVIAGLLRLVLTHHFTFFINSFCHMFGTRPYTDTNSARDNFFLAIFTWGEGYHNYHHFFQYDYRNGVKWWQYDPTKWLIAGLSKLGLTSELRTVDDTTIKHAEVQMQFKKAQQQIDTAAVSGIDLPHAMKSFQDRIKFEYDAFTQTVEEWQALKAKTIELKKTEFADRLHEVDDKLKHDYAKIEQKILEHNSNLKTAFRSIGANEKAA; encoded by the coding sequence ATGCGCGAGTTTGAATTTACCAAAGCACCGATCAACTGGATTCCGGCGACTATTTTGGTGGCGACGCCGATTGCTGCTGCTATCATTACGCCATGGTACTTGTTCACTCATCAAGTGAGCGCACCTGTTTGGGGTGTATTTGGTGCCTTTATGGTATGGACTGGTATCAGTATTACGGCAGGTTACCATCGTCTAATGGCGCATCGTGCTTATAAAGCGCATCCAATTGTCAGAAACTTTTTATTGCTTGGTTCTACCCTAGCGGTACAGGGTTCTGCGTTTGATTGGGTTTCTGGTCACCGTACTCACCATCGTCATGTAGATGATCGCTTGGATGATCCGTATTCAGCACAGCGTGGATTTTGGTTCAGTCATATTGGCTGGATGCTACGTAACTACCCTAGCGGCAAGTTCGACTACAAAAACATTCCTGATTTGACTAAAGATAGAGTCTTACAGATTCAGCATAAATATTACGGTCTATGGGTGGTTGCCATGAACGTCGGTATGGTTGCCGCTATCGGTTGGTTGCTTGGTGATGTTTGGGGTACGTTGGTTATCGCAGGCCTATTACGTTTGGTATTGACGCATCACTTTACGTTCTTTATCAACTCGTTCTGCCATATGTTTGGTACACGTCCTTATACAGATACCAACAGTGCTCGTGATAACTTCTTCTTGGCTATCTTTACGTGGGGTGAGGGTTATCATAACTACCATCACTTCTTCCAATACGACTATCGTAATGGCGTGAAATGGTGGCAATATGATCCAACCAAATGGTTAATTGCTGGTTTATCAAAACTTGGTTTAACCTCTGAGCTGCGTACTGTTGATGATACGACTATCAAACATGCAGAAGTACAAATGCAGTTTAAGAAAGCTCAGCAGCAAATCGATACAGCAGCAGTGAGCGGCATTGATCTTCCTCATGCGATGAAGAGTTTCCAAGACCGTATTAAGTTTGAATATGATGCCTTTACGCAGACTGTTGAAGAATGGCAAGCGCTAAAAGCAAAAACTATCGAGCTTAAGAAAACAGAGTTTGCTGATCGTTTGCATGAAGTTGATGATAAGTTAAAGCACGATTATGCCAAAATTGAACAAAAAATCCTTGAGCATAATAGCAATCTAAAAACCGCTTTCCGCTCTATTGGCGCGAACGAAAAAGCTGCTTAA